In Carya illinoinensis cultivar Pawnee chromosome 10, C.illinoinensisPawnee_v1, whole genome shotgun sequence, one DNA window encodes the following:
- the LOC122279503 gene encoding uncharacterized protein LOC122279503 has translation MRYEDEDDDFEFAFVCREPDSSPISADEIFCNGQIRPIYPIFDQSLLVNDSRTSTDSSNTSKLRRLPLRRLMIEEREREEAREPASHNSHRSPQPRPCVERP, from the coding sequence ATGAGATACGAGGACGAAGACGACGATTTTGAGTTCGCGTTTGTTTGCAGAGAGCCAGATTCGTCTCCCATCTCAGCCGATGAGATTTTCTGCAACGGCCAGATCAGACCCATCTACCCGATCTTCGACCAGAGCCTACTCGTTAACGATTCCCGTACAAGCACTGATTCTTCAAACACCTCGAAGCTTCGTCGTCTTCCTCTGAGAAGGCTCATGATAGAGGAGCGAGAACGAGAAGAAGCCCGCGAGCCCGCGAGCCATAACAGCCACCGTAGCCCACAGCCACGCCCTTGCGTCGAGAGGCCATAA
- the LOC122279505 gene encoding protein MKS1-like yields the protein MNSIAENPLLSSQMRKQLQGPRPAPVTVSKSSIKIKKPFPSGKSRSPVIIYLQSPKVIHVRPEEFMCTVQRLTGNQAHSVAAASSHSYSSTSCVMPADETTGMGSSSNGKVQKHNGGVAIWC from the coding sequence ATGAATTCGATTGCTGAGAACCCTCTTTTGAGCTCCCAAATGAGAAAGCAGTTGCAGGGTCCGAGGCCTGCACCTGTGACAGTGAGCAAAAGTTCCATAAAGATCAAAAAGCCATTTCCAAGTGGGAAAAGCCGTTCTCCAGTTATAATATATCTGCAATCTCCCAAGGTCATTCACGTTAGACCTGAGGAGTTTATGTGTACTGTGCAACGCCTTACGGGGAATCAAGCGCATAGTGTTGCTGCTGCTTCTTCGCATTCCTACTCTTCTACCTCTTGTGTGATGCCGGCCGATGAAACCACGGGCATGGGAAGCTCAAGCAATGGCAAGGTACAGAAACATAATGGTGGGGTAGCGATATGGTGTTGA
- the LOC122279872 gene encoding LRR receptor-like serine/threonine-protein kinase ERECTA — protein MNYLETNISVQPMAIPCITPRFKANYKKHFEKPDIPTIPELMAAATLILHFISFLSLHYIVATTLFLSFIPMLIHSSTLDSDIEVLRTVKHSVDSRSISSDSFLDTWDFRVDPCGSTGRHFLGVLCSIPLDHSPSRIIAIDLDDVGYDGFLTPSIGNLTELTILNLSKNKFRRTIPESISNLTKLTKLSLADNCLAGTIPTEITLLKNLEYLDMSGNTLSGSIPTNISRLRNLSYLRMARNALTGTIPDLTGLWQLETLDLSYNQLYGNLPYFPLRLTTLSLNDNILTGHISPVNMLSNLSRLDLSHNLLSGIIGKEILSFPRLVYLNVSNNQFNAIEAANFSMEERQLHFLDAENNNLHGLLPVNLTTIQNLTAINLSRNEFAGPIPREFGNKIEQSWRILYLDNNFLSGDLPTEFITHSKRITGSLANNCLKCPVHIKLCRGGQRPASECIR, from the coding sequence ATGAATTACTTGGAAACAAATATTTCTGTGCAGCCAATGGCCATTCCATGCATCACGCCGAGATTCAAGGCCAATTATAAGAAGCATTTTGAGAAACCAGACATACCAACAATCCCTGAACTCATGGCCGCCGCTACATTAATCCTGCATTTCATCTCCTTCCTTAGTCTCCATTATATTGTTGCCACCACATTATTTTTAAGTTTCATTCCAATGCTTATTCATTCTTCAACCCTAGACTCCGACATCGAAGTCCTTCGAACTGTGAAGCACTCCGTTGATTCTAGGTCTATCTCTTCGGACTCTTTCCTTGATACTTGGGATTTCAGGGTGGATCCCTGCGGAAGTACAGGCCGACACTTCCTTGGAGTCTTATGTAGTATTCCTCTCGACCATAGTCCCAGCAGGATCATAGCTATTGATCTCGATGATGTTGGATATGATGGGTTTTTGACACCATCGATCGGGAACCTAACCGAGCTCACCATTCTTAATCTGAGCAAGAACAAGTTTAGAAGAACCATACCGGAATCCATCTCCAATCTTACAAAACTCACCAAACTATCTCTCGCCGACAATTGCCTCGCCGGCACCATTCCTACAGAAATCACTTTGCTCAAGAATCTGGAATATCTAGACATGTCGGGAAACACTCTTTCTGGCTCAATTCCAACAAATATTTCTAGACTACGAAATCTCAGCTACTTACGTATGGCAAGAAACGCACTCACCGGCACAATCCCGGACCTTACCGGATTATGGCAACTAGAAACTCTAGATCTTTCTTACAACCAGCTTTATGGAAATCTGCCATATTTTCCTCTCAGATTGACAACTCTGTCTCTGAACGATAATATACTTACAGGCCACATTTCTCCGGTTAATATGCTCAGCAACCTTAGtcggctagatctaagccacaACCTCCTTTCAGGTATCATTGGCAAGGAAATTCTTTCATTTCCTAGGCTGGTTTACCTTAACGTTTCAAACAACCAGTTCAATGCAATAGAGGCGGCCAACTTTTCCATGGAAGAGAGACAACTTCACTTTCTTGATGCAGAAAATAACAATCTTCATGGTCTTCTGCCTGTCAATTTGACCACGATTCAGAACTTAACCGCGATTAATCTATCACGTAATGAGTTTGCTGGGCCCATACCAAGAGAATTTGGAAACAAAATAGAGCAATCATGGAGAATCCTGTACTTGGATAACAACTTTCTGTCAGGAGATCTTCCAACAGAGTTCATCACTCACTCGAAAAGGATCACGGGCAGCCTCGCAAATAACTGCCTAAAGTGTCCAGTGCACATAAAATTATGCCGTGGAGGGCAAAGGCCTGCTTCAGAATGCATTAGGTAG